The Algoriphagus sp. TR-M9 genome has a window encoding:
- a CDS encoding DUF1684 domain-containing protein, with amino-acid sequence MKNNTIILLMISVVVLAAVVYTMTGGESPEDYIEKIEAERERQFKFIRFNYESPLTEEQKQSFTKLNFYPIDPEYKVKARLLPIEEKKMREVPLTDGTKEKYLEHSWAEFELNGKTQRLLLLQALDEPDKRNFFLAFADETSAVETYGGGRYINARQDGKNSITIDFNLAYNPYCAYNPDYGCPLPPKENLLDIPIPVGEKNYGK; translated from the coding sequence ATGAAAAACAATACGATTATACTCTTGATGATTTCCGTGGTAGTCCTGGCTGCGGTAGTGTACACCATGACCGGAGGAGAGAGCCCCGAAGACTATATAGAAAAGATTGAAGCTGAGCGGGAAAGGCAGTTTAAATTTATACGGTTCAATTATGAATCACCCCTGACTGAGGAGCAGAAGCAGTCTTTTACTAAGCTGAACTTTTATCCCATAGATCCTGAATATAAAGTCAAGGCCAGGCTGCTTCCCATAGAGGAGAAGAAAATGAGGGAAGTACCGCTCACTGACGGAACCAAGGAAAAGTACTTAGAGCATAGCTGGGCTGAATTCGAATTAAATGGGAAAACGCAGCGGCTGCTGCTGCTTCAAGCGCTGGACGAACCTGATAAACGTAATTTTTTCCTGGCCTTTGCTGATGAGACCAGCGCAGTGGAGACTTATGGCGGGGGGAGATATATCAATGCCCGGCAGGATGGCAAAAACAGTATAACTATAGATTTTAATCTGGCTTACAATCCCTATTGTGCTTACAATCCAGATTATGGCTGTCCGCTTCCGCCCAAGGAGAATTTGCTGGATATCCCTATTCCGGTGGGGGAGAAAAATTACGGGAAATAG
- the radC gene encoding RadC family protein, producing MDSYSSIKISQLAEEDRPREKLLLKGKSSLTDAELIAILIGSGTPSVSAVDLSKHILAAVNYDLRALARLSIQDLKKFKGIGEAKAISIIAAMELARRRKDSEPVSKPVITCSQDIYELMKPELQDEQIEHFYLILLTRRNQVMRKHLVSQGGTAGTIVDAKIVFKIALEYLAQSVILIHNHPSGSLHPSDQDIKLTDRLVKVGRELDLPVLDHLIFTDVGYFSFADEGIL from the coding sequence ATGGATTCTTACTCATCTATCAAGATTTCCCAGCTCGCAGAGGAAGACCGGCCTAGGGAAAAACTTCTGCTCAAAGGCAAGTCCTCACTCACAGATGCCGAATTGATCGCAATATTAATAGGCTCAGGAACTCCATCCGTGAGCGCGGTTGATCTATCGAAGCATATCCTTGCTGCAGTTAATTATGACCTGCGAGCGCTTGCCCGGCTATCTATACAGGATCTGAAAAAATTTAAAGGCATAGGAGAGGCTAAAGCCATTTCCATAATAGCGGCCATGGAGCTTGCCAGACGAAGGAAGGATTCAGAGCCGGTTAGCAAGCCAGTGATCACTTGTTCTCAGGATATCTATGAGTTGATGAAGCCTGAACTTCAGGATGAGCAAATTGAGCATTTCTACCTGATATTACTCACGAGAAGGAATCAAGTGATGAGAAAACATCTGGTGTCTCAGGGAGGTACTGCGGGCACCATAGTAGACGCGAAGATAGTTTTTAAAATTGCCTTGGAGTACTTGGCGCAATCTGTCATTTTGATTCACAACCATCCCAGTGGAAGTCTTCATCCTTCGGACCAGGACATAAAACTCACTGATCGTCTGGTGAAAGTAGGACGAGAGCTAGATTTACCTGTGTTGGATCATTTGATTTTTACAGATGTTGGCTACTTTAGCTTCGCCGATGAGGGCATACTGTGA
- the rpsT gene encoding 30S ribosomal protein S20 encodes MANHKSALKRIRANEAKRLRNRYQAKTTRTFIKRLKASTDKVEASELYKKVSSMLDKLAKKNVIHKNNANNKKSRLAKFVATLG; translated from the coding sequence ATGGCAAATCACAAATCAGCTCTGAAGAGAATTCGTGCTAACGAAGCTAAGCGTTTGAGAAACAGATATCAGGCTAAAACAACAAGAACTTTCATCAAAAGATTGAAAGCATCTACAGACAAGGTAGAGGCATCTGAGCTTTACAAGAAAGTGTCTTCTATGTTGGACAAGTTGGCTAAGAAGAATGTGATTCACAAAAACAACGCAAACAACAAAAAATCAAGATTGGCCAAGTTTGTAGCAACTTTAGGTTAA